From Antechinus flavipes isolate AdamAnt ecotype Samford, QLD, Australia chromosome 1, AdamAnt_v2, whole genome shotgun sequence:
tctttattttttttttaattctgtaaagTAATGAACATGGAAACTTTTAAGAATTCCTGTGAACATATGAAACAATTTAACAAGTCTAATAAGATTTTTCACAGAAGAAATTTTCAAGTTTACATTCTGTCCATTTTGCAATTTTTAACATGGGACTAATACAGTATTGTCCCAGGTGATGGTTAGgaagttttatttgtacaatcaGGTAAGCAATGAAAATGTCAtacctgaacaaatcatttaacatttccttaaaCATTTGTATAAAGATACTATGGACTAtggaaaggaggaataaaaatttcccttttcCCAAATAACATTACAACTCTACTTTTCAATTTTTGAAATTAAACTATGCAATTTACATAAATCATTTAAAGGATTAGTGCTATTATCCACCGTCAAAGAATAAAGCATAATGaagttgaaaatttaaaaaagttagaTGGCAATTTGcgcacacacgcacgcacactcacactcacactcaaaaaaaaaaaaaaaaaaaaaaacaaacaccttaTGAAAAAAGATCTAAACATTCCACTATTTACAATTTGCTCTTCATAGGAATTGTCAAAATTAATGGTTTGGGGAGGTTTTTtggtaattaaaaataaacactttttttATACAAATGCATTTTGCTGCACCAATACTGTGGGGGAGTTGGAGGGAAATGTAAATTGCTAAGTAGCCTCTAGAGCAAAATTAGTTTAACTTTTCGTGGGCCAACTGGTCTGTCATTCAGGTCATTAATAGCAGCCATAGCCTCATCATAGTTTACCATTGCAACAATGGCCTCCCCTAATGGTAATCCTTGGTCATTATACTGTATTGAAACTGATTCTGGTATTACTCCATAACCATGGAAAAAGTCCAAGATTTCATTGACATTTGCTTTAAATGGAAGATTCATTATTTTAATAGGAGTTACTCTACCTGAGCCACAATTGAAATTTGGATCAGACATAAATCTTCCCTCTGGAAAGCCTCCCATGTTATTGTTTCCAAAATCAAACCTGCCAAAAGGTTCACCTTCAGGGGGACCAAAATTCATGAAAGGACGAGGACCTCTGAAATCATCAGGTGGGCACATGAAATCATCAGGTGGTGGTCTAAAATTATCCGGTTGCCTGAAGTCATCTGGAGGATGTCTGTCTGGAGGGTGCCGGAAATCATCTGGAGGGTGTCTATCTGGAGGGTGTCGGAAATCATCTGGAGGGTGTCTGTCTGGAGGGTGCCGGAAATCATCTGAAGGATGCCGGAAATTGTCAGGTTGTTGACGAAAATCCTCTGGGGGATGGCGGAATTTTCCAGGAGGGCCAAATGAATGTACAGATGGTCCTTGTGTATCAACTGAATGGGAATGTTCATCTCTATCTCGTGTCTGTGAATGATCTTGCATTTTCTCACCTGAGATAGATGAAATATTCACACCAAACTCCTGCATTTGTTCCTCAGATATAAGTCTTAATAATACCTCTGTTCCCAAGAACCTTCGTCGGTTTAAACTTTCAGCTTTCATTGCCTGTTCTTCTGATTTAAATTTCACCAGTGCCTCTCCCAGACCAACTCCTTTGTCATCATAAAGCAAGTAAACATCATCCTCATCAATAGAAAACCCGGCAAAGAACTTTTGTACCTCAACTTTAGTGACATCAAATGGAAAATTTCTTATATATATGCACAGCTTTGGGCCAGAATGTCCTTCCCGGTAGTTTTTTTCTGGAATATGCCCAGGTCGTTCTCTCCCCACTGaccctgatctttttttttcataacattcaATGAATTTCAGCATTGTTTTTTTAGATATAGGATCAATAAGAACTTGAcgatgaaataatataaatttgtgtAAGGCGAGAGCAGAATTATAGTCTCTCAATGTCTTGAACATCACAAAGGCAGATCCTGTTCTTTTCTGATCCTTATACAAAAATTTAATCTGATCACTGGCCAGATCAGTATctctaaagaaattttttatatCTCTCTTCTCAACACTTAGtgacagattttttaaatgaacataaaATCCATATTTGTGAGGGGAACGGGAGCGTCTTTTCACTCTTCTTGGGGATTTTGATCGCGATCGTTTTTTTGAATGTGCATCATTTATTCCTCTTTGTGGAGAACGCTCTTCACTTCTGAAATGAACTTCATCCTTTATATCTACACTACCGCCACAGTCAATCCACTGTTGCTCTGAAGCTGGACTGACTTCAACAAATCTTGAGCCCATGTAATGTCTATGGCGTTGAAGACCTCCTAAAGCATCATGAGATGTAGCAAATTTTACCAAGCAATCACCATTATTTCTGCCAGTTGGATGTTTTAGTAAAATAACTCCATCCACACATAATCCAGGAAAGAAAGCACGTACTTCATCTTCAGTTGCTGAGTATGGCAAACCACGTAAAAATAAGTAACGGTTATCTGATTTGAATGTACGTGTTTCTTTTCTTGGCCCCGTAATACCATGTCTTGTACCATTGGTATGAAAACCAGCCTCTGGATCATCCGAAGGATCATAGCCAggtttatttattcctttcttaa
This genomic window contains:
- the RBM12B gene encoding RNA-binding protein 12B gives rise to the protein MAVVIRLQGLPVIAGPVDIRHFFSGLNIPDGGVHIIGGEIGEAFIIFATDEDARRAMSRSGGFIKDSPVELFLSSKTEMQNTIEMKRKRFDRGGRELISGSKRPGSSSSGASGVGSLSNLVEAIKKGINKPGYDPSDDPEAGFHTNGTRHGITGPRKETRTFKSDNRYLFLRGLPYSATEDEVRAFFPGLCVDGVILLKHPTGRNNGDCLVKFATSHDALGGLQRHRHYMGSRFVEVSPASEQQWIDCGGSVDIKDEVHFRSEERSPQRGINDAHSKKRSRSKSPRRVKRRSRSPHKYGFYVHLKNLSLSVEKRDIKNFFRDTDLASDQIKFLYKDQKRTGSAFVMFKTLRDYNSALALHKFILFHRQVLIDPISKKTMLKFIECYEKKRSGSVGRERPGHIPEKNYREGHSGPKLCIYIRNFPFDVTKVEVQKFFAGFSIDEDDVYLLYDDKGVGLGEALVKFKSEEQAMKAESLNRRRFLGTEVLLRLISEEQMQEFGVNISSISGEKMQDHSQTRDRDEHSHSVDTQGPSVHSFGPPGKFRHPPEDFRQQPDNFRHPSDDFRHPPDRHPPDDFRHPPDRHPPDDFRHPPDRHPPDDFRQPDNFRPPPDDFMCPPDDFRGPRPFMNFGPPEGEPFGRFDFGNNNMGGFPEGRFMSDPNFNCGSGRVTPIKIMNLPFKANVNEILDFFHGYGVIPESVSIQYNDQGLPLGEAIVAMVNYDEAMAAINDLNDRPVGPRKVKLILL